In the Apteryx mantelli isolate bAptMan1 chromosome 1, bAptMan1.hap1, whole genome shotgun sequence genome, one interval contains:
- the LOC106488439 gene encoding protein mono-ADP-ribosyltransferase PARP12-like isoform X2 gives MAYAWYWLDDFGQWLEYGKQHPDHCSATVTSADLEKAFLANQKGTLLFRAGSQQYEINFEDMVQRNLIYETQRKVVRLPRLLSSGSGQERSQLYANLTCFLYPPEWDQSALPDIGYKLIELSYTSSEYRKIEGLFERTMKDYSIRRLQRIQNPALWQKAQMKKVKKSRWVDERLLFHGTSPSHLSAICEQNFDWRVCGAHGTLYGRGSYFARDASYSHQYCPSSTGPQSMFVAHVLVGDFVQGNSEYLRPPPRPGNPNRLYDSCVDDPKDPSIFVIFEKHQIYPAYILEYSKGSSCMIL, from the exons ATGGCATACGCCTGGTATTGGCTTGATGATTTTGGGCAGTGGCTTGAGTATGGCAAACAG CATCCGGATCATTGCTCTGCCACAGTAACATCTGCAGATCTGGAGAAGGCTTTTTTAGCTAATCAGAAAGGCACTCTGTTGTTCAGGGCTGGTTCTCAGCAATATGAGATAAACTTTGAAG aCATGGTCCAAAGAAATTTGATCTATGAAACTCAAAGAAAAGTTGTCCGATTGCCAAGACTTCTATCTTCTGGAAGTGGACAAGAGAGAAG ccagTTATACGCAAATCTGACGTGTTTTCTCTACCCTCCGGAATGGGACCAATCTGCGCTGCCTGACATAGGGTACAAG TTGATAGAGCTCAGTTACACTTCCAGTGAATATAGAAAAATTGAGGGGCTGTTTGAGAGGACAATGAAAGATTACAGCATCCGCAGACTGCAGAGGATCCAGAACCCAGCACTTTGGCAA AAGGCACAGATGAAGAAGGTCAAGAAATCGAGATGGGTGGACGAGCGGCTCCTGTTCCATGGCACAAGCCCATCCCACTTGTCTGCCATCTGTGAGCAGAATTTTGACTGGCGAGTCTGCGGGGCTCATGGGACGCTGTATGGAAGAG GAAGCTACTTTGCCAGAGACGCCAGTTATTCTCATCAGTACTGCCCATCCAGCACTGGTCCCCAGAGCATGTTTGTAGCTCACGTTCTTGTTGGAGACTTTGTTCAGGGAAACTCGGAATACCTTCGCCCTCCACCCAGACCTGGGAATCCAAACAGGCTCTACGACAGCTGTGTGGATGACCCAAAGGATCCTTCcatctttgtcatctttgagaaGCATCAGATTTACCCTGCCTATATCTTGGAGTATAGCAAAGGGTCCAGCTGTATGATCCTATAA
- the LOC106488439 gene encoding protein mono-ADP-ribosyltransferase PARP12-like isoform X1 — protein MAYAWYWLDDFGQWLEYGKQHPDHCSATVTSADLEKAFLANQKGTLLFRAGSQQYEINFEDMVQRNLIYETQRKVVRLPRLLSSGSGQERSQLYANLTCFLYPPEWDQSALPDIGYKLIELSYTSSEYRKIEGLFERTMKDYSIRRLQRIQNPALWQVFQWQKAQMKKVKKSRWVDERLLFHGTSPSHLSAICEQNFDWRVCGAHGTLYGRGSYFARDASYSHQYCPSSTGPQSMFVAHVLVGDFVQGNSEYLRPPPRPGNPNRLYDSCVDDPKDPSIFVIFEKHQIYPAYILEYSKGSSCMIL, from the exons ATGGCATACGCCTGGTATTGGCTTGATGATTTTGGGCAGTGGCTTGAGTATGGCAAACAG CATCCGGATCATTGCTCTGCCACAGTAACATCTGCAGATCTGGAGAAGGCTTTTTTAGCTAATCAGAAAGGCACTCTGTTGTTCAGGGCTGGTTCTCAGCAATATGAGATAAACTTTGAAG aCATGGTCCAAAGAAATTTGATCTATGAAACTCAAAGAAAAGTTGTCCGATTGCCAAGACTTCTATCTTCTGGAAGTGGACAAGAGAGAAG ccagTTATACGCAAATCTGACGTGTTTTCTCTACCCTCCGGAATGGGACCAATCTGCGCTGCCTGACATAGGGTACAAG TTGATAGAGCTCAGTTACACTTCCAGTGAATATAGAAAAATTGAGGGGCTGTTTGAGAGGACAATGAAAGATTACAGCATCCGCAGACTGCAGAGGATCCAGAACCCAGCACTTTGGCAAGTTTTTCAGTG GCAGAAGGCACAGATGAAGAAGGTCAAGAAATCGAGATGGGTGGACGAGCGGCTCCTGTTCCATGGCACAAGCCCATCCCACTTGTCTGCCATCTGTGAGCAGAATTTTGACTGGCGAGTCTGCGGGGCTCATGGGACGCTGTATGGAAGAG GAAGCTACTTTGCCAGAGACGCCAGTTATTCTCATCAGTACTGCCCATCCAGCACTGGTCCCCAGAGCATGTTTGTAGCTCACGTTCTTGTTGGAGACTTTGTTCAGGGAAACTCGGAATACCTTCGCCCTCCACCCAGACCTGGGAATCCAAACAGGCTCTACGACAGCTGTGTGGATGACCCAAAGGATCCTTCcatctttgtcatctttgagaaGCATCAGATTTACCCTGCCTATATCTTGGAGTATAGCAAAGGGTCCAGCTGTATGATCCTATAA